ATTTCATGAAGCTTATGGTAATGATGGCGGTAGAAGTCGTGCAAGCCATTCTAAATCTCCTGCACTTGCCCCTTATGCTGGCAACTCATATGGTTCATATGATGGTCACAATCATAGTTTGCGTGGTTATAGAAGTGATGGGTGGGATACTGAGAGACAAGGACCTGATTTGCAATCTGGCCGCCAATTTGAAAACTCAGCCTTCCCTCAGATGTTAGAAGAGCTAGAGTTGGAATATAAGAGAGAGGCAATGGAACTTGTTAGAATTCGTGAtaaggaagaagatgaagagaattatAAGCATCGTGAGGTAACAAGTCTATCATTTTAATACTGTGCTTTGGTTTTTGGGTTTCAAGCGCTAATTGACTTCCACCCGCTAAATATCTTATTTAGCTTCCATGCTTATAATAGAGAAACAAGACCCTAGCTAAGTACATCTGGTTGATGTGCATTAGGGTTAATGCTTATAATTTTACGGTGACATTTACTTGCAACAATTTGCCTCTCATAGTTGAACATTTAATCTTGTTTGTCCAGTGTATGAACTGGGAATAATGTTTATCAGGGTTGCTGAACTTCTTTTTCTAATTAACTTATATTTATCAAAAAGGAATAAGAGATCTTGTCTGTTCATATTCATGTTCATTTCCTGTTTTGTCCATGTTGCTTATTGATCAGTGTGAACTCTGtgaatgaaaattgaattattgtaTAAATTCTAGTGTCCCCTAAAATTCCCCCTTTTCTGTATTGATATGTAAATTCTGATAGTTGTTTTCTTTCTGTCATCCTGTGAATTTTAGACCATCAGGGAGATGAGAGAGAATTACATGAAGAAACTGGCTATGCTGAGGGGCACACATACACGACAGTGGGAGGAATTCCTCCAACTTGACGCACAGAGGCGTCAACAGCAGGCACGGCAGCAAATGCCCACATCAGGTTTTAGTGGTTATAAGCAGCACACTTTTTCTGACTATGATGGCTCCTCCACCAATCCTCACTATACTGGGGCCGGTTTACCAATGGATTCAAGGGCCAGATACCCAAATCATGTGGAAAGTTATTCTGCAAGGCCTCATGACAGTTATGGTGAGTTCCAGCGTCAGAGGCGGGAGGATTTTGGGAAAGCTTATAATCGATACTAAGGTTCGTGTATGGGAAATGTTGGTGAGTTGTCCAACCCTTTAGTCAAGTAAAGAGAAAGACTATTAGTGTCTTTTCATTTGGTTTATTCCTCCAAATTCTGATTGTCCTCTCCCAGTCTTGGTACATCCATGATCTTTTTTCTGACATTCATTGTCAGTTTACCATATCTGATAAAGAGATAACTGTTTGTGGCTGTGGATGGGAAAAATCGTTCAATTAAGCAGTTTCACTAACTTCAATTCTTTGTGATTGTGGACATTGCACGGGATGGCAATCGCTAGGATTCTTTTTTTGGGTGTTTGCagattttatgatgattattcTGCCATAGCTTAAAGTTTTATTGCAAACATTTTCAGGGCCCAGAGCATGGTCGGTTATGAGTAATGCAAAAGGGGAGGCTGAAATCTAGGTGAGTATGTTAGATATTAGTCAACCTTGAGAAGGGGATGGTCTGAAACATTTATGATGTCAGTAGAACTGATTCCATTTCATTTAGTGGCTCATTTCTGTTCAGAACTTCTTAGTTGTATGGAAATGGTTTAATGTTATTCAATAGGTATGGCACTATTTGGAAGTTGCAACTCCTGAATGGATGCTGTTTGCATCAATGGATTAGTGTTGACAAATTCTCAACTCAAATTCTGTAGTTTGAAAATATGAACACTAacaattcttcttcttttttcttttttttttgtgcccCCTTTTCGAAAGTATACGTTCATAGATGCATATGTGTGCGCATATGCATATATTTGGTTCATGGTCCAATTTGGGTATTCTGTTTCTTGAGTCTAGAAGGAAATGTCACTTGCAAACATTTTTTGGAAGTGTTGAACTACGTGCTCACTCTTTTAACATTCGTCTTAGGCTtttctccaaaaaaaaaaaaaagaaaaagaaggttTTATGTGTTCCCCGCATGAGGTAACGTGCGCTAACTTCTCAAAATTTTGTTACCATTACACGCTGGATATTTCTGTCCCAATGTCTTGGTGTGGTGTTATCATACCAGAGCCtgtattaaaataacataattGTGCTTACATTatgtattttattcttttatttagtaatacaaagaaaatttaatgtgatgaatttttttttttgacgaagatttgataatgattttatttgatAGGACAATGTAATTTAGAATGAATGATgtactataatttttatttgattttcacATTTAatggataaataaaaataaaaacaaaataattcaaatataaggatagttttttattgtaatattaatttgtttatgatGTTAAACGGTAACGCTGCTAGAGGCGGTCATAGATCCACTGTTtggtttaaattgattttttttttttaacttgaaaGGTGATAATGCTTGGTTTGGCTTAATTGAAACGGTTTAGGTTTTTACTGTCTAGTTTTATATCTTGATTTCACGTACTTCAGTTTTTTAAAtataggaatttttttttttcgtcaGAGAATATAGGAATAAATTTCAATTAGgagtatttaaaatttagaaaagaaAGGAGATTTGAgattgaatatttttatttatttattacattttcattcttttgtaattataaaatttattaacaagtAGTCcatttgaataaatatatatattaaaaatgattgaagatttaaatttattccAATATTTATAACTTATAAAATATACTCGTTAAGTTCGAATAGAAAAATGAGACGggttttgattaaaaaatgcatatttaattttcaaaaaatggCCTCGAAGCCCAACCAAAAATGGCTGCCCAATAACAGGAAATATCAAACACAGCGCCTAATGCGCTCCCCATGAGCTTGAAGCTGGGCTTTCAGTCTCCAACATACTAGGTTGCAAAAAGATGTCTTAAAATGACTATTGATCACAACTTGATGGGTCAAAATGATCGATATTggactattttttattaaaaataaattctctaGTCTATCTCTCGAATTTCTAAAAAATGCGGATgaatcaattcaattcaataggGTGGACTTGTGGTTATAAATTCAAAAGTGATAATACATGAAGAAGCTATCTTATCCAACATGTTGCACTGTGAGGTGAAATTGCGACGATATGCACATTTCAGTGTAGCAATTTAAGCCACACATACGCAAGAAAAAAAGAGCTCTGCATTCAAAACGCTTGATGGATACCCATCCTGCAAGCTGTTCACAGGAACAAGTTTAATGGAAACAGAGTCCTCCCCTTTCCAATCTGTTCTAAAATACAATTCAACAAACAGTACTCTTTAAAAATTAATgggaattatttaaaaaaactgtCAGAGACAAatccttaaaaataaaaatcgcaAAGAAAGAGTTGCGTTCCGTGGCCGTACTTTTAGATCCGCCactgaattattattattgatctcCTAAAGCAGCCCATCTTGGAAAGTTATGAAACGGCTGCGTATCACTTGTTTTTTCTTCTGATTTTCCTCTTTCGCGTTTTGTCTTGGCCTCTTGCACTGCGTTTTATCTGGGGGAGTTGCACCTGTGGGAAACAGGCTGCGGTCGGCTGAAAAAGCTCTACGCTCAAATGACTGGTGactttttcctcttttattttcgaaattttatattttaaaatggatttttcatataaaataatatacataaattatcaataaattatatattttataatggttaataattaattagtcaCTCTATACCCTTTAAAATATAATACTAAttaacatgcaaaactcacaaattaattaatgtataatccaaaaatattttctagtagtaaaaatattatactatGGGGCATAAAATActgtaaatattaattaatcatataTTAATAGCTTAAATGGCGAAATAATTAATAGTTCAAAAATAAATgtactatttaatatattttttaaaataaaaattatgtaaactaaataatctatttatttgatattatttattttataagaaaataattcaaatgaattattaaaagtattttaataatttcatctATACTAATGTAGTTTAAAtagatgaaataaataaattgttaatattttgaaaataaatatattatttattgccataatttttttcagaaaataacttaaataaattattaaaaaattatataaaaatttaattttctaaaatatttttttcttaaaatttaaataattgaacTCTTCCCTTTCATATAAAAGAATCGTTTGATTcttacaaaattaattattaattttcgaAAAAGAGAAATATGTTCAATCACTAAAAGAAGGGGCTGTTAGAGTGGGAAAACTATAAACCTGAGAGGAATTTAGCTTCATTAATTTAATGCAAAGTCATACTAATACTATCCTAAGGTTAGACTTGGCTGCAAAACACGACTATTATTATGGTGAATAAGTCAAAGAAATAAAAGGGTTGaaatatgaataaattatattgaggatttaatataaattggaTAATTTATACTTTACCAGCagcattttcatataaatatgaataattcagcaggaaagaagaaaaagttccACGTAGGGCTTGCTTAGGTAGATATCACaactttttctagttgaagatgtAGTTTTGGTAATTCCTACACAGGAAATTGTAATTAAGCTTATGTTTTATTTGTTAGAGGTAACTCAGATAGCTAATTTGAAATTCTCGAAAAAGGAAGTCTTGTTCATAATCATTAAACaaatctaaataatatttttcaatcaTATTTGATTTGTCAACATGGAACAACATATGCATAAAGAAGATGTTAAGATTGTCGTTTTTCCATTTTGGTGTCCAAACTGTCAGCTTGAGCATTTATTGATAACCGTGTCGTTTACCTTTCGATGCACTTCCATTTAGGCACAAGTGGATTAAAGGATGCTGCATGGGAGTTGCGATTCAGACAAATGGGATGGCATAAATTGTAATAATCATCAACTTCAAGGGTTTGCTTTTATGTCTGATGCTATAAATACCAGAGCTCATTTGGGCTCTTTAAGGTCAggggaaaagaaaaatagaacTGCGCAGTAGTAGCTTTCAAGAGTATTGTTCTTTGAAAGGCTAAAATGTTTACGATTGCTTCCTTCTTTaaaactctcttcttcttcttcttcttctttcacaTCCGCTTTAGGAAATTTGTAAACACGAAAGTTCTCCACAGGAGTTTTAGTAATCTTTACTCATCAGCTCAGAGTAAATATCAAAGATATCCTTCTCTTGCTCATAGGTCTGACCTATCTagcaaaacttttatttttaacctGGAAGGAACTTTGTTGAAGTCCTCTTCTTTGTTTCCTTACTTTATGCTTGTAGCTTTTGAGGCTGGAAGCATTTTAAGGGCTCttgttctctttcttttatacCCATTTATTTGTTTCGTCGGCGACGAGATGGGCCTGAAGATAATGGTTATGGTCGGCTTCTTTGGGATCAAGAAAGAAAGTTTTAGAGCTGGAAGAGCTGTTTTGCCAAGGTTCTTCTTGGAGGATGTTGGGTTAGAGGTATTTGAAGTGTTGAAAAGAGGTGGGAGAACGGTGGCGGTTAGTGACTTTCCTCAAGTGATGATCGAGAATTTCTTAAGAGATTATTTAGAGATTGATTATGTTGTCGGAAGAGAGCTGAAGTCGGTTTGTGGGTATTTTGTGGGACTCatggaagagaaaaagaaagacaTGTTAGCTTTACAGAAGATATTTGGAGAGGACGAGGAGGCAATTATTAATGAAGAGGTTATTGGCATTAGCTGCTCTAACAGATCTCCTGATCATCATCTATTCTCTCATTGCAAGGTGAGCTTAACTTTCACTTCTTCTTGCTTTTTAGAAATTAAGACATGCATCATAGTTAATTTAACTGTCTAATTGTTGATGTGCTTGGTGCAATTTCTATAACAGGAAATTTACGTGGTCAGAAAATCAGACAAGAGTAACTGGCAAATCCTACCAAGAGACAAGTATCCGAAGCCACTTATCTTCCACGATGGTCGACTAGTTCTCAGACCAACCCCATTAGCTACCTTGGCACTGTTCATGTGGATCCCTTTTGGTTTCATCATCGGGCTACTAAGGGCCGTTGTTGCCTTAACTCTCCCCTACAGAATATCCATTCCCATGTTAGCTCTATGTGGATTTCGTTGTACAATATCAAAACCCAGAAGCTCCGGCAATTCCCCTCCAATTCTAAACCAAGAAAACAAGTCCAAAAAGGGCCTCCTTTATGTTTGCAATCATCGAACATTACTGGATCCTCTGTATCTTTCTTTCTCGTTAAAGAAAGATTTCACTGCTGTCACATACAGCCTCAGTAGGATGTCGGAGATACTATCACCTATCAAAACCGTCCGACTGACGCGATGCCGTGATGAAGATGCAAAGATGATGGAGAAACTATTAAGTCAAGGTGATCTAGTGGTATGCCCAGAGGGGACAACATGTAGGGAGCCATACTTGTTGAGGTTTAGCCCTTTATTTTCGGAGATGAGTGATGAAATAATCCCTGTTGCTTTGGACacccatgtgagcatgttttatggtaCGACGGCCGGTGGACTAAAGTGCCTAGACCCATTATTCTTTATCATGAACCCTCTGCCTAGTTACACCATCCAGTTGCTTGAGGGTGTTTCTGGGCTCTCCAAGTGCAATAATGAAGAGAAATCAAGATTTGACGTTGCCAATTATGTGCAGAGTGAGATTGGCAATGCACTGGGCTTCGAGTGTACCAAGCTTACCAGAAGAGACAAATACTTGATCTTGGCTGGGAATGAGGGCTTAGTTTCTTCTTCTTGTCCCTCTAGCAAAAGCTAATGTACCCTAAATGGCTAATTCCCATGTCCAAAATATGCCGTTCGGAGCTTGGTTTCTTTTTGATAGCTCACTTTTCTTTTGGTGATGTGGAAAGGTGGTACATAGTAATTTTCTTTACTTTTCAATAtatactcatatattttaaatcaattctcaattttttttatctataattGTGGAGTGAAAATAAACAGAAATTAAAGaggataaataaaagaaaaagaaaataagagaaaattttttttctattgtttATGTAATGGGagaaatatgttttttttttctcttcataTAATTACTTAATTGTCATgagttgtatttttttttatgtgatATTAAGAGTTtgtaagtaattttaaaataactattccaatttccttttatttttcccaaaatgggagaaaaatgttttaaaattaatgaagtgGATTTGAAAAATCAGATTTcccctcctttttcttcttttccttctattatttattgttcaaacaagagaaaagacataaattcaatttttattttttcgtttTCTTTAATCCAAATAAAGGGTAAGACTTTCAAAATAAGTCCTAGCTGGGAACATTCCAGTTTCGGACGCGCACTCGCAGGTCGGTCCAGCATGGTCCCTAACGTCCAACATAGTACAGATTTCGGTTGCAGGCCCATGAAAGCCCATATTTGAGGACTGATCTGAGCCTAGACCTAGTTAAAATAT
The Manihot esculenta cultivar AM560-2 chromosome 1, M.esculenta_v8, whole genome shotgun sequence genome window above contains:
- the LOC110621998 gene encoding probable glycerol-3-phosphate acyltransferase 3, producing the protein MFTIASFFKTLFFFFFFFHIRFRKFVNTKVLHRSFSNLYSSAQSKYQRYPSLAHRSDLSSKTFIFNLEGTLLKSSSLFPYFMLVAFEAGSILRALVLFLLYPFICFVGDEMGLKIMVMVGFFGIKKESFRAGRAVLPRFFLEDVGLEVFEVLKRGGRTVAVSDFPQVMIENFLRDYLEIDYVVGRELKSVCGYFVGLMEEKKKDMLALQKIFGEDEEAIINEEVIGISCSNRSPDHHLFSHCKEIYVVRKSDKSNWQILPRDKYPKPLIFHDGRLVLRPTPLATLALFMWIPFGFIIGLLRAVVALTLPYRISIPMLALCGFRCTISKPRSSGNSPPILNQENKSKKGLLYVCNHRTLLDPLYLSFSLKKDFTAVTYSLSRMSEILSPIKTVRLTRCRDEDAKMMEKLLSQGDLVVCPEGTTCREPYLLRFSPLFSEMSDEIIPVALDTHVSMFYGTTAGGLKCLDPLFFIMNPLPSYTIQLLEGVSGLSKCNNEEKSRFDVANYVQSEIGNALGFECTKLTRRDKYLILAGNEGLVSSSCPSSKS